The Macrobrachium rosenbergii isolate ZJJX-2024 chromosome 46, ASM4041242v1, whole genome shotgun sequence genome has a window encoding:
- the LOC136830320 gene encoding charged multivesicular body protein 4b-like — MSIFGKIFGGGKNEKAPTTGEAIQKLRDTEEMLIKKQDFLEKKIDQEVSIARQNGTKNKRVALQALKRKKRYEKQLQQIDGTLSTIEMQREALESANTNTNVLQTMGEAAKALKAAHQHMDVDKVHDMMDDIAEQQDLAKEISEAISNPVAFGDDVDEDDLLAELEELEQEALDEKLLETGGAVTDELPDVPTAVPSQPAKQKKQEEDDDMAELAAWAS, encoded by the exons ATGAGCATCTTCGGCAAGATTTTCGGCGGAGGCAAGAACGAAAAAGCCCCCACGACCGGGGAAGCCATCCAAAAACTGCGGGACACCGAAGAGATGTTGATCAAGAAGCAGGACTTCCTCGAGAAGAAGATTGACCAGGAGGTCTCCATCGCCAGGCAGAATGGCACCAAAAATAAGAGGG TGGCTCTCCAGGCGCTCAAGCGCAAGAAGCGCTATGAGAAACAGCTGCAACAGATTGATGGAACCCTCAGTACGATTGAAATGCAGCGAGAGGCTCTGGAATCGGCGAACACGAACACAAACGTATTGCAAACTATGGGAGAAGCAGCTAAGGCCCTCAAAGCAGCACATCAACACAT gGATGTTGATAAAGTCCATGACATGATGGATGACATTGCTGAGCAGCAGGATCTGGCGAAAGAAATTTCCGAGGCTATTTCCAATCCCGTTGCGTTTGGTGATGATGTGGATGAG gaTGATCTCTTGGCCGAGCTAGAGGAACTCGAACAGGAGGCTCTAGACGAAAAGCTCCTGGAGACGGGTGGCGCCGTGACAGACGAACTCCCAGATGTACCCACAGCCGTGCCAAGTCAGCCTGCCAAGCAGAAGAAACAGGAAGAGGATGACGATATGGCCGAACTTGCTGCTTGGGCATCTTAA